Below is a genomic region from Rhododendron vialii isolate Sample 1 chromosome 5a, ASM3025357v1.
TGAGGATAAATctagagcgttggttgtcttttgaattcaaacacagctctgttttattatatagatgtttCTTGCGATGCATCTCATTGAGACACGTTGCAAAGGTTGAAACTTGAGTCGGAATTGAAAAAATTTGAGAAGGGAAagaaaataagccaaagtgagGTTAAAGTTGACTTAGGGTTTACCTAGaattggtataaaaaaaaaatagagttcaAAATTGACCTatcctctattttgttttcGTTGTCAAGCAGTAGGATGTtaactctctctttttgataactcaagtgtcccgGATTAGTTTACGCACATCTTGACTAATTCTGAAAGACCAATGTTAACTCCTTAATATAAACAAACAAGTAGAGTTCAACCCTCAAACCTCTCCACAAAAATGGCAGCTTTGTTCGTTTTgcatttttgggtattttagttttggtagtgtgtggagagaaaaatagaaaaatgattgGAGAGGGGGGTAATGagtagaaaaagagagagagagaaatgaaaataataatgagagaaatatggtaatgattaaaaagagtTATAGGGTAAttattagaaaacaaaactaaaatgtgaaACGAACAAGGCCGACATCTTTATAATTTGTAGAGACCATCCCATTGATGGAAAAAATCCTCCTTTAGAACTTGGTAGACTGCAGGTGCATACACAAAGAAAATTGTTACTGTACTAtttacttttactttttagtgaattttacaaaattaCTTTATTGTGTATTTTTAGTTTACCAAATCATCTCATCAAGATGCattgaaaaagtttaaattcTTACACAGttagttcaaaaaaatgttaaaacatGCCAAAATAAGTTTAAAGAGTTAAGTCAAAATATGATAGGTTTAACTTTCGTAGTGAATTGTTTCCAAATTAAGTTATATTTTGCTTATTCTCCTGTTTGGTCTCGTGCAAATCGTAAAAGTGATTTTGGCCGTTTAGTATTTCTACCATTTTCAAAgatttgtatttaaaaatattaaCTTTTTTTAAGTTATGTATTCTAATTTTGAATAATCTTTGAAAGTATTTTTAATAAGTTCTATGTAATTCTatatttatgagagaaaattatctttggaaaagttttttttaattcataagTATAAAGCTTTTGCCATttggactaattttttttttagtttttgctttttttttttggtgattagGGAAAGTTAGCATTATTAGAATACTTAGATTAAAACATTGGAATAAGAGTTGAACTCTTGACTTCCTTTTTTCATGCGACTCGTTCgccttttttcactttttgtgaAATCtatgttctatttttctctGGAATCCTAGATTAATCATGGTCTCAGTGGAAGAGgtcttaaaaagtaaaaaaactaagagcaaagtaaaaaaaaaaaaaaaacttcacttaGACAAAAAGATTTTAAATAGCTGTTTTTATTATCTTTAGTATCGTCTTACCtaaattttttccattttgatccatatttttatattgggtaaaaaaaattataacgaAAAGCCTAAACACAAAATGTAAATAATACGGACTATTTCAACtactaagattcttattttctACGTACCAACTTTCCGCTTTGCGAGATATgtcattttttcataatatatcaactttaatttagaaaaataagtaattagtGAAACATCCTAAAACAAAGGCTACCTCTAATGCCACGACACTATTCTTTAGTGCCACGACCATTTATGCCATTTACCCCTTTTACCCTCAAATTTTCTCTCGAATAAATGCTTCTCTCTTTTCCGTCCATGGCTGCCTAGGAGGCTCCGCCTCCAATTCCACCCCACCCTCTTGAAAAAATACCTTATTTCTTCACAATTGAATTTAAGAACTGACACAAACCATGGATTTATTTGCCACGGCGGGTAATTGCTCCGCTGACGACTTCCCTTCACACGACGATTCTCGCCGTTCACAGCTCGCCGTATGTCTTTACAATTTCCCTTCACACCCTTCTACTTGCAACCTAGAAGCCCAAACTAAGAGGTGTTCAGGATACCACCTATTGATTGGTGAGTTTCATAAATTTCTTGATACCAACTTATTTGTACTTAACCAATTGGGGTTAGCTTAGTTAGCCATAACTTTTGCATCTGTCAAAAGTCCGAATCTTCTCACCTGCACGTGGGTGTTCTTTTCCGGcttctcctttattttttttatgtgatgggcttattttttgtattagtTGAGTTACTGTGATTAGTTATCTCATGTACTTTCACAATGAATATAGTATCCGGgtttgtattttgtaatttgtaCGTAAATGATCTCTCCTgtggattgaaaaaaaaacttattcgtACTTAATCTGGAACCAATTTTGACTGTCTTCCATGGTTTTGGTCTGAATACAATTGCGCTGGTTTTTGGGACCTATTGTAATTAAAAACTGAATTCCCTTGTTATTATTGGCAGGATTTAAGCTAATCTACATTATTTTGACTCGTTCAATTGCAGAATAAGTTTCTTTCAAGGGCCATGGCCAAGGAAGATCTTCTGCGTGATTGCCGGATTGAAGATGTTCGCTGGCTTTGTTCCCTATCTGAATCTGAGCTTGTAAGAATAAAACTTTCCTTTATCTGCATTCTTCAATTATTTTCAACATACTTCTTTTGGAGAATAGGACTTACTTGGGTAATAAAATGGGAAAACATCTCTGCACTCActgccaattggttttgggtATGTAAAGTTTTCACATCATGCATCGTTCCAATTGTCAGGACTTGTTGATTAGCTTAAAAGAGATGGTGCTTCGACGGGCAAAAATAATTGGTCACGATTCTCTAGCAAAGAAATTTGATTTGAAGATGCTTCGAGCACTTGGTATGTATATTCACCCGTGCTCATACATCATTCTTTTGTGGGAGGAGAGGAGTGTATAGTCTCCCGTGTTCCTAAAGCTGGTAGATATTTGTATACTTTTCATACTATATATTGATAAAGTCTATAGTTTCTGATGTTCTTTACCCATTACGCCTTTCTTCACTAATTATATTTTCTGAAATAATCTTCATAGGTAGGACATTATGCCACAGTTATGAAAATTACCGTTCTAATTTGTTTACTGAAGCTATTTTGTTTTATCGTGTTCTATGTTATGATTCATGAGCATGAATTATCTGACCATGCTAGTTTGTCTCTGGAAGTGGTGTGAAGTTTTGTATGGCTCAGTTAGTACTAAagttctttttcatttttatttttaactttttaatcccACCTCCACTGCGGTTAGTTGTCGCCTGTTGATATGTATTGACAAAGATACTGTTTCACATTAACTGCGTTGATTTCTTGAAGTTATTTCATAAACTGGTATTCTGTGGTTCAGAATGTTAGCAACAATTAAGAATTTATGGGCTTAAAAAAGTACCTTTTTAAGTCATACAACTATTACCGCATGATGATGAATGGAGATTGCTGTAAGTGAAAAATAGGTACAAATTAGGATCTTAAAGTTGCTCTAGTTGCACTTTAGGCATGAAACCAGATAGCATTGAAGTTAGAAGAGCTGATAAGCAAAAGAGGTTAGCGCTAGTTGATCACCCGAAAATATGAATAAGCTGCAGTGCTCTTGGCAAGTTCCCTCTGTCCATGATGTACTTCTGTCAACCGATTCATAAGTAATGAGCAAGGAATTTCTTAGTGATGGTTTTGTTGACCTTGTGCTTCTTACATGGACAACTTAGTGTTTAGGTAGTAATTGGCATTTGCTTCTGCCAAATATGAAGAGATTTGGATTCGAATTCTCCTGTAGCTTTTATGGCCATCTACTTATTATTGTCTGCTATCACTTATGACTCATGCAAAGTTATTTTGCATATTAGgaattatttgtttgtttaaaatcttACCTATGACAGGTTTCATTCTGATGGAGCATCTTAAAGGACAACTTAAGGACGTCTCAGTCATTCCAGGCTTGGCTGAATCTTCCAGTTTTTTAGATGGATGCAATATCCTAAATTCTAAACTCAGTGACACTTTTAGCTCTATGGACATTGAAGAGTTGAGGGCATATGTTGGCACAGATCAAAGAAAGAGACTAGCAGAAATGTAAGTTGCTATAAAATTTGACGGGTTAGAACTAAAGTACTGGCAAGGTTTGACATGAGTTTGGTCTAACAGTCTTGCTGAGTTTTCTGAAAAGCTTTTTGGATTTAGTAGATGGATTAGTTACAAAAGTAGCAATGTACGTGAGAGCACATTCCATAACGAAAAGGATCGTACATGTGAGGGAGGAAGCACATCTGCTTCTAGCGGGTCTGCATATGCATGTGGACATTAGCAGGCCGAATTGTGTGACCCAAATTCCCAATATATACCTCTGACGCTTTTGTTTTAATGAGATGAACTAGCTAACATCGTTGCACCACACATGAGACCACCTTTcatcaaaaaagagaaaagttaTGACTTAGGAAGCATATACGCTCCTTGCACGTTTGTGTATCCATGTCCGTATCATCATGGACACAAGAGGACACCTATCTGGTGCATTCCATAATTTCAAGACTGTTAAAGAATTTCTCGCATGGAACAGTTTACCTGCTGCTCATTAGCATTTGTATTGAAAATATGGGGAATGTCGTCATCACTGTTCAATTTTTGATTTCGTTGGGAAACCACGTTTTCCTTGATTGAGTGGTGGAAAAAAGTTGCAATGTGTACCGTTGCTGGTTAGCAAGGCTGTTGCTTTGAGCGTAGTTCCTCTATCGCTCTTTTTCTGCCCCACTACCCTTTTTTGGGAACTCTTGATTGTCTATTTTGAGAATACACGGAACTTGGTCTTATGCTTTTGGTATATTACCCTTTTCAAGGTGTTTCAGTTACTGAGATCTGAACAAATTGATGGTTGTGcgtttaaaaataatttgatttccttttcaaaaagcattaGTTATTTCCCATATGGTTAAAAGCAAATGGGGAGTAGGGATTAGGGAGTATAATTGGTTCTTTGTTGAGTTTCTTATTATTGCTATTTTCTGTCATTTGAGAAATGCCAGGTTTTACGTGTTCCGTAGTGTCTATTTTTCTTCATACTTCTGTCATTTGAGACAAAATTCAGAAATGCATATTTAGAGAGGTTTCTATTTACTTTGCTTAAATTGGATATTGGGATATTATTGATTGGCAAACAGTTGTTCGTGAGTAAGCAAATttggactctttttttttataagtacgattttttatttttttttgggacttttGTTCTAAAGTTAGCTATAACATAATTTGCTGTTCTTCATCATGGTAAGAATAAGTACTGATTTGAggtttatttacttattttgtgTTAGATTTGGCAAGGATGAAGCTCATGATCAGAAGAAGAAATCTCATGTTTGAATATCATTATGAGGTCTGCATCTCTTTGGGCTTATATTTGCACTTAGGCGGAGCTGCTActgtcttcattttttttgagagaTGGTCTGTTGCTCCATTCCgatgatttttattttcatgcCTTCTCTATTTAGTTCCATCTCTGCTGTTGTCTTATAAAACTTTGTACATTTTCATAAAAATGAAATAGACTCTTTGTCGTTAACTTCTCCTAGTTTCAATTACAAAGGAGATCGTGCCTGATTCTGCACTCGGATCACCCATCCATATTATGTCAAAAAACCATGCTTTGGATCACAATTGTTTGCAAAAGGTTTGAATTATGCACGTGTTACAAGGTTAGGAACTGTCATCAGATGTCGATAAATGCTTTCATTTCTTCTCAGGATTCATTAAATTATACTATTTAGAAAGTTCTACTGCAGCTATTGCCACTTGGGTTTGCCTTTCAATTTTTGAGTATCCAACGAGATAACCCTGGTCCCGGTGAAACATTTAGCAGCACTTCCCTTTTCTATGCCACTGCCTTGGAAGTATGTTAGGATGTTGTAACAACGGAAATGAAGAGAAGGATTGAGAGTTTGCTGATGCAACTACATGATTTAATCGTTTCTTCTGTGCGATACAGCTTCACAAAATAGGCTTTATatgaaaaggtttttttttcatcttacACACTTGTAGTTTTTTCATACAACCAAAAGAGGTTTTTTCatatgagttaggttccggtgagggatccctcattttattaaaatgagggactccccttcccgattgaatttcaatgatccgagccgctcaaagtgatcataacgtgattttaagggtccccgtgagaaatcagcaaaaaaaatgacagggaagggcttcatccgagcagttttcattgaacggttcaaaaaaactgctcggatgacgcccttcccggtcattttttttgttgatttctcgaggggacccttaaaattacgttctgcacacattgaacggttcggattttcaaaatttgatcgagaaatgAAAGttcctcattttaacaaaatgagggattcatcacttgaaaattcctctttTTCATATTACACACTTGTACTTCATAAATGCAAGAGATGGATACGAACTTGATTTGAGTCTGGTTATGTTGTTTTGCAAATGGTGCTTGCTGATTTTCCACCACTGGTAGTTGGAACCGCAGAAATTGGCATATTTTGTAGCAAAACCCTACTGTGTTTTTTTCCCggggatatccatttgctagtgtgagatctctctctctctctctctctctctctctctctctctctctctctctctctctctcgggggAGTGGGAGGCGGGAAGGGAAAAAAGCCTCCATGCAACTATGCAATGTGATATCAGATATCACGGGTGGAAGGATGATGTGACATCGCTGTTGCATAGAACTGTTTTTTGGTAGCGACAAACATATTGACattattacttatcaaaaaaaaaaacatattcacATCACATAGGTTTGTTGCTCCAAGAATTGATTACTACATATGGATTTGCCTCTCTAGAAGTAAAATCTTGCATCCATCCATGAGGCGGAGGTTGGGAATTGTTTTTcgcaagtgttttttttttttttttttttaatgtttcctGTAAACAATTGTATTGTACTCCTGTTAAACAATGAAGTTTTGGATATACCTTTTGGAAAGTGTTCTCCGATGAGGACTAGTCATCAAGAATTTTCACATGGCCAATTTTTATGGGGATTTAAACAATGTCGCTTCCAAAATAATGGTGTTTATGCTAAACGATGGCtttacaagaaaatgaaattataTAGAAAGGGTCATGGCAAATCAGCTGTTGTTTGTGGATTCCCACTTTGGCATTTCTTggattttctttttagttcattttctcattttcactGCTACaatctatactatatatatattaaaaaaagtgTCTATTAGTGAGAAGGCCTCACATCACGACAAGTGGCGGCATTTGATTGGGTGCAAATATAATAAatgttaaataaataatttcttAATGAAATTCTATAGAAAGGGCTATGGCAAATCAGTTATCGTTTCTGGAATTTCCACTTTGGCATTTCTtggattttgtttttagttCATTTTCTCCTTTTCACTGCTGCaatctatactatatatatattaaacaaAAGTGACTATTAATGAGAAGGCTCACGACAAGTGACTGACATTTGATTGATTGCAAATAtaataaatattaaataaataatttctatTAGGTTAGTGTAAATAAAttctccaacaaaaagaaaaagaaaaaaggcaatGCGAGAAAAATCCTAAATTGGCCCattccaaatttgaatttgatcaAAACTTCCGTGATCAATGTTCATGGAAATGATTTCCAATTTTTCCATATCCATATAAATAGAGCTTTACCCACTTCCTTACTGGGTGGCGCCAATGCCACGATAGTTTTTGTTAATCCCACGACAATTCTTCTAGTCTGACAATTCTA
It encodes:
- the LOC131325649 gene encoding uncharacterized protein LOC131325649 isoform X1; the encoded protein is MVLNKFLSRAMAKEDLLRDCRIEDVRWLCSLSESELDLLISLKEMVLRRAKIIGHDSLAKKFDLKMLRALGFILMEHLKGQLKDVSVIPGLAESSSFLDGCNILNSKLSDTFSSMDIEELRAYVGTDQRKRLAEIFGKDEAHDQKKKSHV
- the LOC131325649 gene encoding uncharacterized protein LOC131325649 isoform X2, which produces MAKEDLLRDCRIEDVRWLCSLSESELDLLISLKEMVLRRAKIIGHDSLAKKFDLKMLRALGFILMEHLKGQLKDVSVIPGLAESSSFLDGCNILNSKLSDTFSSMDIEELRAYVGTDQRKRLAEIFGKDEAHDQKKKSHV